The sequence ataatataaatttctagaccACCAATAACATATAGTAATAAGCGGTAATAGTTATCTATCAATATTTATCATATATGTATTAATGTATATCAACTAAATTTATAAATGGTTTTTTTGTTTGTCCATAGTCTGGTCCGAAAATGAACCATTTTGGTCCAACCAACATAAATTTGTAGTTTCTTGTTAATTTGACATTAGTTTATAGTACTTTTTAGAGTAATGGTTatgaatgaaaaagaaatggaGAAATTTGTTGTTGAGATGAGCTACatgatattaatttataatgagccaaaaagaaaaaaaaaattacgagGCCCATGATGGGAAAGTTTTAAATTCATCCATCTAATTAAAATtgcaaaattttgatttttatgtttttcatgtgaccttataattatttttcctctattttcttttcaacaCCAATTTCATCAATCATAAGAAAAACATTCGCCCCTAAGTagaataattaaacaaaatgttACAGTGTAAGGAGTTTATAAATCGAAATAGTTTAAACTAAAGTCATGAATAGTTTTGGATTAAGAAAATACTATTTAATTTCTCAAAAGACGAAAACAATAAATGCTGAAATAGTATTCTCATTTATCATAACATCTCcatttttttaatagtttttattcaattaaaaaaaaccaattTTATGAAtagttataattaattaaatacatgCATATAAATGTAACGTAATGTAATGCAGTATTCAATTAATATGAtacaataaacaaaaatattcaTTTGACCCAATTTCTAGGAGCTGAATAAAATAGGGATCCAATATATTACCATCTCAGTAATTTATTATATGATCtgaatatatttaaaaacattcCTAATATGTAAATAAGAGAATGAATAAAAGTAAAATTTGTTTAATAAAATGGGTTTCTCATATGAAAATCCCACTTCTCCCCTATTATATTGCAATAAAATCAGGAAGCATATGCACAGATTAGGGTTCTTACAATATGAATGTGGTTGCATTTAagtcaacaaaaaaaaaaaaaaaaagattgcgATTATTCTTATAACTACTTAGATGTGACCAATTGATGATCATCCCTCCATTTTGATTATTATGGTCACATCCTTTCTTTGACTATTTTGCACACCCTTCTTTTTCCATCCAAACAACTCTCCATTTCAACTCAAACCCTTCATTATATCAATATTTATTACtcccaatttttaaaaattatcataaattaGATTGTAGATGAGTGAATATCATATacgtatgtgtatatatatgaaaaGAGTATTATATATTAGGATTTTAAATGAGGGGAGAGGTTGTGGGATTTTACATGCCAGTAGAGTGTGCCACGTGGAGTAATGAGCAGTAATTTCTTATCATATAAACTGAAGAGTGAATAGTGATGGGTTGTTTTCAAGTGAGGAGCCACGTGTGATTAAAAGTTATTAACTGAGTTTTTTGCACACGCTGTTCGAAGAGGCCAGTTAAAAGGGGCCACGTGTAATGAGAATTTAATTATGGATAAATTAATAAATAGGGGTACgtgattaataaaaaaaaaaaagaaaaagaaaaaagtgatgTGTGCCCATTTGTCATGGAATGTAAAGCTAGGAAATGCCACGTAATGTGATACTTGGCAGAAGGGACACGTGTGTGGGTGAGAGCACTCTAGCTTTGAGTTTCGCATTTAAAGATGATGGAATTAATTCGAAATGGTGTACCAGAGACTCGGTCTCTCCTTCTATGTTCATAATATATAATACACATTTCTAGATCTTAATTCTTcctcattattttaaaaattttacaaTCTGTTTTCATAATTAAAACCATCgtgataagaaaataaaataatgtatACTTTACtttcaaaagtaaaaaattgAGATTAACATCTGTAATCTAACTTAAATCTATGGATTAGAGATTCGATTTAATACTATACGTtgttaaataaagaaaaaacaagaataaatgtaaattaaaacatgttatttatataaaatatgtTAAATAATTGTCGAGGTAGATTcgttattatttatttgaagGAAAGATTAATTGACTTTTCAAAAATGTATATGATAATGAAATAATAGAGTTGTCGGGATTATAATTTAAcgtaaaatcaaataattatcgAATGATccattttcgtttttttttattttattttttgaaaatgaaataatgtGATTAGGGAGAGAAtaaaagtttttgaaaaagaatgaaaataagAAAGTGAAGGTTTAGGGTATTAGGTTACATTATATTGTCATCAATTTCACCATCGATCGtctcatttttctttctctaattATTGGGAATAAAAATGGGTAGGGAAAAAGTCTCTACTCCCCCATGAGTtcatagaaaaagaaaacacataatatatatattccatTTTGTTTTGGAAAATTGATTAGgtaattgttatattaaaaaaaataaatagaaagagGACAAAATGTGTAAGGATGAAAGATTGGGCTAGTTAGGTGACGTTGGAGCccacaaaacaaaagaaaaaaaaaaccacaattAAATTCGAAGTATTAATGGTACAAACGTCCGACATAATATGTCTTTTATCGACGATAAAATATGTCACTAACATGATTAGTAGtgaaatattttgttatatttgtaatcatttttaaaaatatttttctctgTGTTGTTTCTCAACTTTATCttttcctatattttttttgtgCGTTATGATATctccgatttcttgtagtgaaggTTAGAAGTATTTGAAGTAATGTCTatagattttattttaaaaaaatatatataaagtgGACCCGAGCGAAACCCATAAGTTAGGGATGATGTGTCAAAATCTTGATGTGATAGAAGTTTGGGTTTATGATACCAAAGTTGAAAGCTTCAAAGAGTGATAGATTGAAAGGGATGATACTAAAGAGCTTAGACATGTTGAGGTGAACTCTACTTCTCGTTTGGTTTAAAAAGTTTACGAACTTCACAACTACAATTTACAATTCAAGACGATGAATTGAATAAGTACTTTTATAATAATACCTCCTTTATTTATCTATAAACGAACATCTAATTAATTGATACAACTTTATTTAAATTATGGATTTCTCTATTTTTGGTATTATTTTGAGCTAAATGGGTTGTTCAATATTGTTGGGATGAAGAATTTGGGTGTTGGTAGGGCCTTTTAATTGGACATCCAATTCAATATGTTTTCAAGTTTAGAAGAGGTGtgagttgtttttttttcttatgatCACATGGTTATGCCTTCATTTTGTATTTAGATTTTTCAAGATTTCTTCATTTAATCACTCCcatttttaaattcatattgctatatatatatttggatatTGCTATAAAATTTGATGCCATCAACATATAATAATTATCATTATTTGACTCGAAATAAACAATATCCAATTTTATGCCAATGTTTAGTTTATGACATTaaactttttaaagaaaatgttttcttttaattaagtaataatcttgaattgaattgaattgaatgTCATATCAATTACTTtatatcaaaattaattaaactacaAAATGTAGAGTTGTAGTTATAAGATGAGCCGATTAAATTAGgtgaaaaattgaaagaaatttaaaagagTTAAGACCCCTATgcctaaaatattttaaaggcTAGGGGACCTAAATATGAAGATGATtatttaaactcaaaattttcaACTAAAATAAAAGAGATAAGACGTTCAACattgtaaattttaaattttagtataACTTAATAGAAATTAAGTTCGTTTGTATTTAAATTAAGTGACCACAAATCAATAAGAAATTTAATTATAACTTTGTTTAAAGTATGATTATTGGGAGAATGTATAAAAACCTCTGAGAAGATCTATGTGgctaaaagaaattaaaccatATATTTAAAATGGAAGGTTTTATTTTTATGAGTGATGATTCTAATTCTATGTGTCGGTGGAATTGTGAACAATGTTATTTAGTTATTacattaatttatatttatcataatgtttaaaatttccattaaaagaaaattatatggTTTACAACCTCCCAAATGATTGATAAACATTGGCTATATTATCAACAATCAACATCAAATTACAGTCATAATTGAGGAAATAAATAGGAATTAACTCTTTGAAGAAAGATTGATTTGATATATATAGTTTGATATCTTGTCAAATCTACATGGTTGTTCTACTTCTTTTAAGGTATATATTTCTTAGTAGTTCTTAGATATACTTTTatataatagaaaaatatttaggtGGTAAATACTTGTACAACTCATTTTACGATGATATTTACTTTTAGTCATGTTATAAATAtttacttttagttttttaccaTGTAACAAAAGAAATTGCATAGGATATACGGGTGGGTGCAAGTAGTGCGACTCTGTTTACTTTGTTATCTCTCTCGTTTTCTTTACAAGCATTCGTTTTGCTTAGATTGTTaactctcttcttttctttacaAGCATTCGTTTGGTGTAAAATCACTTGACATAGCTGAAAATCTCAAGAAAGAATGATGTAAGTTTAGATAACACAAGCAACGGCACAGAATGTCTTTGTATGGTATTACTTATTTTAAGGCCAATTCACAAAAATTTGCCCATTCTTAAAGTCTTAAGATCCTTTAGCTATACCCACATCTTTCAACAACTTTAAGGTACAAATATATTTCAATCAGCAGCTTCAAAATTCTCCTTCAAGAACTGATGGAGCTCCTCGGCAACTACTGATGGATACTCTTCTTGTGGCAGAAGGGCTCCTGGCAACTCCACAAACTTGCTTACCCCTTTGGCTCCTCGTAGAGCTTCCATTTCTGCCTTTGACCTCTTTGGAGATTTTTCTGTTGATACAACCAAAATTGGTATCTTTCCATCCAAACCTGCAAACAGTTCCACGAATTCTTCTCGGGATTTAACGGGATCGAGAAGACCAGTCAAGAAAGCAGCAGGCACATAACGAGCGCCATCTCTTTTAGTCAGTGCATATCTGCTTTCAATAATTTCTTGAGTAACATTTTCAGGGTTGGCATAGACATGAGATTTATACTGTGATTCAATTGCATTTTCATTGCTGACGAGTATATTATACATCATCCAACCAACAGCAGGTGCTCTTAATGTGCCTCTCAGAAATCCATACCTGGTGATCAAGAAGTGACACATTTAGATCAACTTCCCAACCATATAAATGGTGTTtcatataatttcatttttagaaaAGAAACTTTACCATATGGAAAAAAGTTTAAAGATATTGATTAAATCACAAGGAATCAAAAGTAGcaagtaaaaggaaaaaataaaataagaatcCTTTCTTCAGAGGGGTTTTAGAGTTTCATTATTGAGGAGGAAGATCGTAGAACTATAGAAGAGGAAGACATGGTGATGGTGGAAAATGTTGATTTAATATGGTGGTAGTAGTGGCTGAGAGGGTTCTGGTGGCGGTGGTGCTTTGCTTTTAAGCATGGAAATAGGGAAGGCATACGAGATACCGCAACAAGAACGGATCCCAAGGTGGTGGAGGGAAGAGGCCAACCAAGGTCAGCTTCAAGGGATCTTGTTCTGCATATCCTGGCAGCAGAAACTGTTATAGCTACTATGAATCGAAACATTTAGGCGGTGTTTGATCCCCAATTTGCTTTAGATGGGGTGCACCGTTAGCCTATAGCCCTTTCAACGATTGGCCctcaaattataataattaaagttTACAATtaaacacaaacacaaattattataacACACAAACTAGACTATAATAATCAACTCAATGCTCCAAACAACTCCTCAAAGTTTCAAACAATGGCTGTTAATCTCGTAAATGGGTGAATGACAGTTACTTTTCTTGCTTTGTGAGAGCATGTTGTttgctttctttcttcatctctGGATACAGTTTTGATCAACTGGGTCTGGAAGGTAGGATGGGTTCAACTGTCATAAGTTATTCAGGACTTAGAGTGATTTCTATATAAGGCTGAGTTTCCCTTAGCACAAACACTCCTTATAGTTCATATGAAGGCCTCTTTATAAGTAGGATGGATTCAACTGTCACACTAATCCCCTTTATACATAGGCCAGCCTTAGGGTAAGGACAAAGATAGCTTCAACAACGCAAACATTTCACAAAATTAATCATGTAGCCACCTCAGTTCCCAGTTCTAGGGAGTGTTCGAAATGCAGAACCTTACATTTAATTAATGGAGGAAGTAATAGGTCCAGTACCTTGACTCCATGGTGGAATCTCGACCAAATACAATAGGAAGTGGTCCAGCCCAAGTAGGTGCAACAGCAGCAATGCCCCTTGGCTTCACCAAACCCCTATTTGTTGCACGAATTGTTAGTGCAGCCGCATGACCACCTCCAAATACCACCAAATCATCTTCTGCTTTGATCATAGAAAGAGTATTAGCAATAATGTAAATAATGAATATAGTTGTAAATTGTAATTGAATTTAGTGTTGAAGTCAAAAAATTGGAAAGCCAAAGAATGGAAGGAACATAATCGTTTTGCAATCATCATTCAAGCAACAGGAAGAAGAACTATTTCAAGAGGATGTATATAGGATATAAGAGGCCAGGCACAGGCAGTTTATAGGTGGTGTGTAATTACCACTAGAACTGATGAGAAGGTGAGAAGCTAGAAGATCAACAAAATATGGAACCAGAAagatgttgaaaaaaaaaacaaacagaaaTCCGAACAAAACCAATAACTAAAGTAGAAGCGGACAGTTGCACTGCATGCATATAGGATGATGGAAATCTTGTTCTACATTCTTGAGATGAATGGGGCAAGGGTTAAGAGTAAGATTTTTATAGCATGGACACCAAATAATTCTGTGCCCACCACAGCTAGAACAGCTTAGCGTTCTAACACAACATTGGCCAATGGTCATTCAAATGAGTTGCAAGTGTATTTTAGCcttttaatatctttttgaatgtctCTCACCTAGTTAGCCAACAATAAAGCCTGTGAATTTCCTAACAATTTGGAACAAGTACATTAGAAAGTTCGCCGAATATGAGTATAAAATTTTACAAGAGCACAAAGTTACCATAAATTACACCCTGTGCAATCAAGTATTAATTTACAGCAGTGAATTGGGTTCTACTACCATTGATTAGAATTACTATATAGCCTACACTTCTACAAAACTAACCAAAAGAATAAAGAAACATAAGCATTATCTTAACAATATGTGAGAAAAGAAAACATCACCAACATGAGCACAGCTGAATGGTTAAGGTATCAAAATTCCTTTTCTCAAGGTAGGAAGTTCAAATCTCACTCCTCATCTGACGTAATAAAAAGGTTTAAGTGAAAAAAGCCATCCCATTTAATAATCATAGGAGTTCATCAATATAAATGTGACTGGAATACTAACTTGAGCTGCTCAATGGACCATCAGGAGCATTGATCAAGTCCACTAAGAACTTCTCCATCACGTCAGCATTGTAATCCATCTTTGGCCTATCAGAGAAACCCAAACCAGGCCAATCAACAATAGTAGCACGCCAATTGACTTTACTATCCTTTTGTACAAGCTCTCTCGCCACTATTCTCCATTCCTCCACAGTACTAACATCAGAAATCGTCGGTATCATGAGAATATCTTTAGGTGAATCAGAACTCTGGCCTTCATATTCCTCATAATAGATGTTTATAAGATTGTCTTTGAATTTCCACTGCCAATTACTAGCCTGAGCTAGAATGAAGTAAGTAGTGTATAAGATTAAGATCACAGGACCAACATACAAAAATTCGTACTTTCAAACTGTTTGTAAGAAGAGGAAATGGAAACAAGCAAATCAAATCCCATAAACAACAGGGTCTTATAGAATTGAACACCAAATACCAAGCAACTGAATGATTCGACACCCATTTTAACAGATCCAATGACACGGGGTTCATCATTAAGGAAAAAAGGACAGCATGTCAAAACATCCATATGAATTTCAAACATAAAAACCAATCCAATATTGGAATACATGGTCAGCCGAGTGTAGAGTACCTTTAATGGGGTCGATGATGTCGCCACTGATGAGGGTTGGGAGTAATCTAGAGTGGTCGAAGCTCTAATTGTAAGGGGCTTTAGAAAATAAGCGTAATGAGGAGAAAAGGGTCGGCGGGATTTGCAGGAAAAACCGAGAGAGGGTGGTGAGATAGGGTGTAATTTCGCAGAGAACGCCATTGTAGATGGTTAAAGAGGTCAAGAGATATGCAAACAAGCAGCTGGAAATGGGGTTTTTTGGTTTGGTTGAGCGTAGAGAAATATCAGCAACCCTGGGAAGCGCCAACGTCAATAAAGGCAACGACGGCATCTTCGACCACCTGTTTCAAAATATCAACTCCAACATGGTTAAAAATGCCTCAACCATCCAATTAAATAGTGTTATTTTACTCACAAATTGAAGATATATTTAGACAAAAACCTATTAAATTTGTCTAAACTCATTCTTGCATTGTATTCGATTTGAAATGTATGTTGGTAAGAGCAAGATTATAACTTGTTTTATTCCATAGAAAAATATTAGGCACGCGACTAAACATCTTCAAAAAAAACATTTGGGTAACTTGACATTTTATACCGTTTGAATCTTTTGGTTGCTATTTGATATTACTTCACCTATATTTGATATACTTGATCTTGTTTGTTAAGTTTAACCTTTTCATAGTGGTAAAAATActcttttaactttaaaatctatccagttttttttttcattcatatCTTTGACGTGAGCGTAATGACGAAATTTAGAAAGGTGTTTCTTTGTTTGGTGTAAATGTAAACTACCTTTACTATAATCACtcttatttattttctaattgagaatacatatatatacaattCTCTTTAATGATTGGGAGCTCTTTCCCTGTCTTCATGAAATTTGTTTTCCTTCCAACAAAATGGTAGTTATTTGCTTGGAAGTTGTAAGTAGCTAAAATCTTATTTCATTGCCATCCCATTTCAATGATCAACATCCCTAAGCCTCACAATATGATAAACTAAAGATCACCGATCCTTGCAAAATTAAAGGTGAGACTTTTAATTTAGTAATCATAGTTGTAAATCACAACGAAGGCAACATGAATGTGCTTAAGTGCTCAAACATCAGTACCTCCCTTGATTGTAACATTCCATAAAACAATATATTACTTGACAATATTCTTTGGTCTTGCCAACTTTCTTAAGGGACAGTGATCTATTGTGCTTCCACTGATCAAGCAGGCTTCCCCTTTTGATATAGGATACTAATTTGAAGTGTAGTTCTCTTGACTAATTACCAGTAATCTCTGCACGAACAAGAACCATGTGTGAAAGAGTGGAAACGACTTCTATCTCTCACCACAATTTCTACTTCATAGACCTTAGAAATCAGCTTCATTACAGTGTGACAGTCCCTGCAAATTCTTAAATTCTTAACCACTCTTATGACTCTTCCTCTTGGCAGCTTCGCCATCCCGAAAGCTACTGCTAGTTTCTCACTGTGTTGTGAAACAGAGTCTTCCTTTTCTTCTACTTCTATATCATGCAAAACACTTCCAACTTCTGGAACATAACCTCCTTCTATCCTTAGTCTCGACATTATCTCCCTTAGCTTTTGATGAGCTTCTACTGCTATGTCATTTTGCTTTTCTCCTGCAACAAAACTATACATAATTCTGTTGACTTCAATCATGCTCCAACCTGGAGTTTTCTTGAGTCTTTGATGAGTCATTGATCTTCTTAAAGCGGCAACATCCTTCCATTTCCCTGCAACGGCATAAATGTTTGACAAAAGTACATGATCTCCAGAATTTTCAGGGTCAAGTTCAGAGAGTTGTCTCTTTACTTGCCCTGCCAGATCTAAGTTACCATGAATGCTACAAGCTCCAAGAAGAGTCCTCCAGACAATATCATTCGGTGAAATTGGCATTTGACACACAAAGTCATAAGCTTGCTGCAGCTTACCAGCTCGACCATAAAGATCAACCATGCAACCATAATGTTCAATTACGGGTTCAATACCGTAAGTATTTACCATCCTAGAAAAATAAGAACATCCCAAATCAACTAATCCAGCATGGCTACAAGCATACAAGATGGATATGAAGGCAATACTGTCGGGCTTAATATTAGACTCTTCCATCTCATTAAATAATCTGATTGCTTCTTCCCCGTAGCCATGCATTGCCATCCCCGCAATCATGGCTGTCCAAGAGACGGCGTTCCTTCCAAGCATATTGTCAAAGACCAACCGAGCCATATCCAAATTCCCACATTTAGAATAGGTATCAATCAGTGCATTATTCACTGAAATAATCTGCAGAAAGCCAGATTTTTCAACAAACGCATGTAGGATTCTTCCAAACTCGAATGCCCCAGCTTGTGCACATGCAGAAAGCGCACCTGTGAGACTTACCTCATTTGGTCTCATCCCTTCTCGCCTTAACTCCCTGAAAAATGCGAAAGCATCGTTAAAGTTGCCATTATGAGCGAACCCAACAATCATACTACTCCACGAAACATCATCTTTCAAAGGCATTTTCATAAACACCTCCCTAGCTAACTGAAGCTCACCTGCTTTTGCGTACCCTGCAAGCAAGATGTTCCACGAGGTCAAGTTTCTAATGGGCATACAACGAAACACTTGCTCTGCATCCTTAACGTCCTCGCACCTAAAACACGCAGCAACAATGGCGTTCCAAGCAACAATATTCGGTTCAATCATTTCATCGAACACCTTGCGTGCAAAGGTCAAACTTGCACATTCAGCATACATGCTAATCAGCGTTGTCCCAACAAAAAGATGGGAATCCAGGCCATAACCAACAGCTTGGCAATGCAACTGCAACCCATTGGTCAGAGCCCTGCAATTAGCGGCGGCTTTGAGTAGAAAAGCAAAAGAGAaactatcgggtaaagccatgGATTTGCGACGCATTTCAACAAACAGTTGAAGGGCATTGGAGGGAGTGTCGGAATCGGAAAGGCCACGGATGAGAGTGTTGTACATAAACACATCTGGGTTTCGAATGTCGAGGAAAATGC comes from Cucumis melo cultivar AY chromosome 12, USDA_Cmelo_AY_1.0, whole genome shotgun sequence and encodes:
- the LOC103485575 gene encoding uncharacterized protein LOC103485575, which produces MAFSAKLHPISPPSLGFSCKSRRPFSPHYAYFLKPLTIRASTTLDYSQPSSVATSSTPLKASNWQWKFKDNLINIYYEEYEGQSSDSPKDILMIPTISDVSTVEEWRIVARELVQKDSKVNWRATIVDWPGLGFSDRPKMDYNADVMEKFLVDLINAPDGPLSSSKDDLVVFGGGHAAALTIRATNRGLVKPRGIAAVAPTWAGPLPIVFGRDSTMESRYGFLRGTLRAPAVGWMMYNILVSNENAIESQYKSHVYANPENVTQEIIESRYALTKRDGARYVPAAFLTGLLDPVKSREEFVELFAGLDGKIPILVVSTEKSPKRSKAEMEALRGAKGVSKFVELPGALLPQEEYPSVVAEELHQFLKENFEAAD
- the LOC107990467 gene encoding pentatricopeptide repeat-containing protein At1g74630, whose translation is MNSREFHCLALFSKCKSLRTVKQIQAFTFKTGLNSDPLVSGKLLLHCAVTLPDSLHYARRIFLDIRNPDVFMYNTLIRGLSDSDTPSNALQLFVEMRRKSMALPDSFSFAFLLKAAANCRALTNGLQLHCQAVGYGLDSHLFVGTTLISMYAECASLTFARKVFDEMIEPNIVAWNAIVAACFRCEDVKDAEQVFRCMPIRNLTSWNILLAGYAKAGELQLAREVFMKMPLKDDVSWSSMIVGFAHNGNFNDAFAFFRELRREGMRPNEVSLTGALSACAQAGAFEFGRILHAFVEKSGFLQIISVNNALIDTYSKCGNLDMARLVFDNMLGRNAVSWTAMIAGMAMHGYGEEAIRLFNEMEESNIKPDSIAFISILYACSHAGLVDLGCSYFSRMVNTYGIEPVIEHYGCMVDLYGRAGKLQQAYDFVCQMPISPNDIVWRTLLGACSIHGNLDLAGQVKRQLSELDPENSGDHVLLSNIYAVAGKWKDVAALRRSMTHQRLKKTPGWSMIEVNRIMYSFVAGEKQNDIAVEAHQKLREIMSRLRIEGGYVPEVGSVLHDIEVEEKEDSVSQHSEKLAVAFGMAKLPRGRVIRVVKNLRICRDCHTVMKLISKVYEVEIVVRDRSRFHSFTHGSCSCRDYW